One region of Pleuronectes platessa chromosome 18, fPlePla1.1, whole genome shotgun sequence genomic DNA includes:
- the serinc2 gene encoding serine incorporator 2 — MGACLALGSLASCASCLCGSASCLLSSCCPSTFNSTISRLAFSFLLLLGTLVSVIMILPGMEEHLKKIPGFCVGGTSIPGIENKVNCDIVVGYKSVYRMCFAMACFFFLFSIIMIRVRSSKDPRASIQNGFWFFKFLVLVGITVGAFFIPDGEFNTVWYYFGMVGSFIFIVIQLILLVDFAHSWNQSWLERAEAGNSKCWFAALLSFTIIHYVLAFTAVVLFYVFYTKPDDCTEHKVFISLNFIFCIIVSIVSILPKVQELQPSSGLLQASLITLYTMYITWSAMTNNPNRQCNPSLLSLVQPGSPTPAPGPASPTPAAPNVQWWDAQSIVGLVIFLFCTLYASIRSSNNAQVNKLMQTEEGQGLTADFEASNGEDGVRRAVDNEENGVTYSYSFFHFSLFLASLYIMMTLTNWYKPESDYHAMQTSMPAVWVKIGSSWLGLGIFLWTLVAPLVLPDRDFS, encoded by the exons ATGGGAGCTTGTTTAGCGCTGGGCTCCCTCGCCAGTTGT gcGTCCTGTTTGTGCGGATCTGCGTCCTGCCTCCTGTCATCATGCTGCCCTTCAACATTCAACTCCACCATAAGCCGGTTGGCcttctccttcctgctgctgctcgggaCTCTGGTCTCTGTTATAATGATTCTCCCAGGCATGGAAGAACATCTTAAAAAG ATTCCAGGATTCTGCGTTGGCGGGACGTCCATACCTGGCATAGAGAACAAGGTGAACTGTGACATCGTCGTGGGCTACAAGTCGGTGTACCGCATGTGCTTCGCCATGgcctgcttcttcttcctcttctccatcatcaTGATCCGAGTGCGCAGCAGCAAGGACCCTCGAGCCTCCATCCAGAATGG TTTCTGGTTCTTCAAGTTCTTGGTGCTGGTCGGCATAACAGTGGGAGCTTTCTTCATTCCAGACGGCGAATTTAATACAG TGTGGTATTACTTTGGTATGGTGGGCtccttcatcttcatcgtcatccAGCTCATCCTGCTTGTGGATTTTGCCCATTCCTGGAACCAGTCCTGGCTGGAGAGGGCAGAGGCTGGAAACTCCAAGTGCTGGTTTGCAG CTCTGCTGTCGTTCACCATCATCCACTACGTCCTGGCTTTCACTGCTGTCGTGCTCTTCTATGTGTTTTACACCAAACCTGACGACTGCACCGAGCACAAGGTCTTCATCAGCCTCAACTTCATCTTCTGCATCATCGTGTCCATCGTCTCCATTCTTCCCAAAGTTCAG GAGCTTCAGCCCAGCTCAGGGCTGCTCCAGGCCTCCCTCATCACCCTCTACACCATGTACATCACTTGGTCAGCCATGACCAATAACCCCA ACCGACAGTGTAACCCCAGTCTGTTGAGTCTGGTCCAGCCCGGCAGTCCAACCCCAGCACCAGGTCCCGCTTCTCCTACCCCAGCTGCTCCAAATGTCCAGTGGTGGGACGCACAAAGCATTGTGGGATTGGTCATCTTCTTGTTCTGTACTCTTTATGCCAG CATCCGCTCCTCCAACAACGCCCAGGTGAACAAGCTGATGCAGACTGAAGAAGGCCAGGGTCTGACCGCCGACTTCGAGGCCTCTAATGGAGAGGACGGAGTGCGACGGGCTGTGGACAACGAAGAGAACGGAGTCACCTACAGCTACTCCTTCTTTCACTTCAGCCTCTTCCTGGCTTCTCTCTACATCATGATGACACTCACCAACTGGTACAA GCCCGAGAGCGACTACCACGCCATGCAGACCAGCATGCCCGCAGTGTGGGTGAAGATCGGCTCCAGCTGGCTTGGCTTGGGAATTTTCCTGTGGACCCTGGTGGCCCCGCTGGTGCTCCCAGACAGAGACTTCAGCTAA